One window from the genome of Paracoccus marcusii encodes:
- a CDS encoding Lrp/AsnC family transcriptional regulator, whose protein sequence is MTKIDAVSMQMLTLLQDDGRMTNAKLAETLSMSETPCWRRLKRLEESGIIEGYQARLNRRKIGLGVMAFVQLRCSEHDATATATFQRIIETSPNILSCHNTTGADDFLLIAVARDLDDYSSFVETTLRRLPGVTSIRSNLSLREMKSSSRLPIVRSDG, encoded by the coding sequence ATGACCAAGATTGACGCCGTCAGTATGCAGATGCTCACGTTGCTTCAGGACGACGGCCGCATGACAAATGCCAAACTGGCCGAGACGCTGTCGATGAGCGAAACGCCATGCTGGCGCCGTCTGAAGCGGCTGGAGGAAAGCGGCATCATCGAGGGCTATCAGGCCCGGTTGAACCGCCGGAAGATCGGACTAGGCGTGATGGCATTCGTCCAACTGCGCTGTTCCGAACACGATGCGACTGCGACCGCAACGTTTCAGCGCATCATCGAAACCTCGCCCAATATCCTGTCCTGCCACAACACGACCGGCGCCGACGATTTTCTGCTCATCGCCGTCGCGCGAGATCTGGATGACTACAGCAGCTTCGTCGAGACCACGCTTCGACGGCTTCCCGGCGTCACCAGCATCCGGTCGAACCTGTCGTTGCGAGAGATGAAGTCCTCAAGCCGGCTACCAATCGTGCGAAGCGACGGCTGA